In Acipenser ruthenus chromosome 16, fAciRut3.2 maternal haplotype, whole genome shotgun sequence, the following proteins share a genomic window:
- the LOC117412019 gene encoding UDP-N-acetylglucosamine transferase subunit ALG13 homolog isoform X4 — protein MEMAKDQALRELGYGRLVLQIGRGAVEPAPYSSAEFTLEVFRYKDSITGEIRTADLVISHAGAGSCLETLGAGTPLLVVINDQLMNNHQLELARQLHRDGHLYYCTCRTLSDTLKTMDLSALNPFLPGQTEKFATFLDKAVGLQ, from the exons ATGGAAATGGCAAAAGACCAG GCGCTTCGGGAGCTTGGTTACGGCAGACTGGTTCTGCAGATCGGACGCGGCGCTGTCGAACCTGCTCCGTACAGCTCGGCCGAGTTTACACTCGAGGTGTTCCGATACAAGGATTCCATCACAGGAGAGATCCGAACCGCCGACCTCGTCATCAGCCATGCGG GTGCGGGGAGCTGCCTGGAGACCCTGGGAGCCGGGACGCCTCTCCTGGTTGTTATAAACGATCAGCTGATGAACAATCACCAGTTAGAGCTGGCCAGACAGCTGCACCGGGACGGACATCTCTACTACTGCACCTGCAG gacactCTCGGACACTTTGAAGACGATGGATCTCTCTGCACTTAACCCTTTCCTGCCCGGCCAGACAGAGAAGTTTGCCACATTCCTGGACAAAGCAGTTGGGCTGCAGTGA
- the LOC131697845 gene encoding cytokine receptor common subunit gamma-like isoform X2, with protein sequence MGEQRARDCSLVTYRYSYPPITAPGGDIILKGVRCLIHDEDYTECTWKETGRPDRNYTFQSRYRTGAEYAECPSYTQVEGYNVGCRLEYNSHMRFATFQVQLSSANNTAIWNKDIFLKPLVKLYSPVNLTVVISSSNGLYLYWNTSMSKSQCLESIVRYRSSADSAWQNSPTFTSQRYFNLLFPDGDGLHEFQVKIRINEFCGASDYWSDWSQPAYWGSNAISKGGSTVGSGLLQAAVLLSIGWLLLFEDSVIG encoded by the exons ATGGGTGAACAGAGAGCAAGGGATTGTAG CTTGGTAACATACAGGTATTCATACCCACCAATCACAGCGCCTGGAGGTGACATCATCCTTAAGG GTGTGCGCTGCCTCATCCATGACGAGGACTACACTGAGTGCACCTGGAAGGAGACGGGCAGGCCAGACCGCAACTACACCTTCCAGAGCAG GTACAGGACAGGCGCTGAGTATGCAGAGTGCCCGAGTTACACCCAGGTGGAGGGCTACAATGTGGGCTGCAGACTGGAGTACAACTCCCACATGCGCTTTGCAACTTTCCAAGTGCAGCTGTCCTCAGCCAACAACACGGCCATCTGGAACAAAGACATCTTCCTGAAACCATTAG tgaaactgtaCTCCCCAGTAAACCTGACCGTGGTCATCAGCAGCAGCAATGGTCTGTACCTGTACTGGAACACCAGCATGAGCAAATCCCAGTGCCTGGAGTCCATAGTGAGGTATAGAAGCAGCGCGGACTCTGCCTGGCAG AACTCCCCAACATTTACTTCTCAGAGGTACTTTAACTTGCTCTTTCCCGATGGCGATGGGCTGCATGAGTTCCAAGTGAAGATCAGGATCAATGAGTTCTGTGGCGCCTCTGACTACTGGAGTGACTGGAGCCAGCCTGCGTACTGGGGGAGCAATGCCATCAGTAAAG GTGGATCCACGGTGGGATCAGGTCTACTCCAAGCTGCAGTTCTGCTTTCGATTGGTTGGCTCTTGCTGTTTGAAGACTCTGTGATTGGAtga
- the LOC117412019 gene encoding cytokine receptor common subunit gamma-like isoform X1: protein MRVWCWVPVVSEILNRKWKCIYICVELHHRCTSKHRFISREQRIVAVSKGKYQSYRVMERGTALVLTVLLLRGFECSGEASTGVRCLIHDEDYTECTWKETGRPDRNYTFQSRYRTGAEYAECPSYTQVEGYNVGCRLEYNSHMRFATFQVQLSSANNTAIWNKDINLKPLVKLYSPVNLTVDNSSSNGLYLYWNTSMSKSQCLESIVRYRSSTDSAWQNSPTFTSQRYFNLPFADAEELYEFQVKVRINEFCGASDYWSDWSQPAYWGSNATSKDTDIHFSFNPSVVIYPIMGSAVLLILACCLIHNERLRIILVPVIPNPGKNFEELFNSYDGNFQEWLHVSKDIVDGFKPNFSEPVCTVKERAGSMSNSCGGPGGSVRSDCSLLIPEDDPDCVSTSSASSSSTLPAPPYEV from the exons ATGCGTGTGTGGTGCTGGGTTCCGGTTGTCAGCGAGATCTTGAACAGGAAATGGAAATGCATATATATCTGTGTCGAGCTGCACCACAGATGCACAAGCAAGCACCGTTTCATCAGCAGAGAGCAGAGAATCGTGGCTGTCAGCAAAGGGAAATACCAGAGTTACAGAGTGATGGAGCGGGGAACAGCACTGGTACTGACTGTGCTACTTCTCCGAGGGTTTGAGTGCAGCGGGGAGGCCAGCACTG GTGTGCGCTGCCTCATCCATGACGAGGACTACACTGAGTGCACCTGGAAGGAGACGGGCAGGCCAGACCGCAACTACACCTTCCAGAGCAG GTACAGGACAGGCGCTGAGTATGCAGAGTGCCCGAGTTACACCCAGGTGGAGGGCTACAATGTGGGCTGCAGACTGGAGTACAACTCCCACATGCGCTTTGCAACTTTCCAAGTGCAGCTGTCCTCAGCCAACAACACGGCCATCTGGAACAAAGACATCAACCTGAAACCATTAG tgaaactgtaCTCCCCAGTAAACCTGACCGtggacaacagcagcagcaatggTCTGTACCTGTACTGGAACACCAGCATGAGCAAATCCCAGTGCCTGGAGTCCATAGTGAGGTATAGAAGCAGCACGGACTCTGCCTGGCAG aactcCCCAACATTTACTTCTCAGAGGTACTTTAACTTGCCCTTTGCCGATGCTGAAGAGCTGTATGAGTTCCAAGTGAAGGTCAGGATCAATGAGTTCTGTGGCGCATCTGACTACTGGAGTGACTGGAGCCAGCCTGCGTACTGGGGGAGCAATGCCACCAGTAAAG ACACAGACATTCACTTCAGCTTCAACCCCTCTGTGGTCATCTATCCCATCATGGGCTCAGCCGTGCTGCTCATCCTCGCCTGCTGTCTGATCCACAATGAACG ACTGCGCATCATCCTGGTGCCTGTCATCCCCAACCCTGGGAAGAACTTCGAGGAACTCTTCAACAGCTACGACGGGAACTTCCAG gAGTGGCTTCATGTTTCCAAGGACATCGTGGACGGATTCAAGCCTAACTTCTCCGAGCCGGTGTGCACAGTGAAGGAGCGGGCGGGGAGCATGTCTAATAGCTGTGGGGGCCCGGGGGGGTCCGTGAGATCAGACTGCTCTCTCCTCATCCCCGAAGACGACCCGGACTGCGTCTCCACCAGCAGCGCCTCCTCCAGCTCCACCCTACCGGCCCCCCCCTACGAGGTGTAA
- the LOC117412019 gene encoding UDP-N-acetylglucosamine transferase subunit ALG13 homolog isoform X2, whose amino-acid sequence MKSVFVTVGTTSFDELISCVTSEDVIQALRELGYGRLVLQIGRGAVEPAPYSSAEFTLEVFRYKDSITGEIRTADLVISHAGAGSCLETLGAGTPLLVVINDQLMNNHQLELARQLHRDGHLYYCTCRTLSDTLKTMDLSALNPFLPGQTEKFATFLDKAVGLQ is encoded by the exons ATGAAGTCCGTGTTCGTCACGGTGGGGACAACAAGCTTCGATGAATTAATATCGTGCGTAACATCAGAGGACGTCATCCAG GCGCTTCGGGAGCTTGGTTACGGCAGACTGGTTCTGCAGATCGGACGCGGCGCTGTCGAACCTGCTCCGTACAGCTCGGCCGAGTTTACACTCGAGGTGTTCCGATACAAGGATTCCATCACAGGAGAGATCCGAACCGCCGACCTCGTCATCAGCCATGCGG GTGCGGGGAGCTGCCTGGAGACCCTGGGAGCCGGGACGCCTCTCCTGGTTGTTATAAACGATCAGCTGATGAACAATCACCAGTTAGAGCTGGCCAGACAGCTGCACCGGGACGGACATCTCTACTACTGCACCTGCAG gacactCTCGGACACTTTGAAGACGATGGATCTCTCTGCACTTAACCCTTTCCTGCCCGGCCAGACAGAGAAGTTTGCCACATTCCTGGACAAAGCAGTTGGGCTGCAGTGA
- the LOC131697845 gene encoding cytokine receptor common subunit gamma-like isoform X1: protein MGEQRARDCSLVTYRYSYPPITAPGGDIILKGVRCLIHDEDYTECTWKETGRPDRNYTFQSRYRTGAEYAECPSYTQVEGYNVGCRLEYNSHMRFATFQVQLSSANNTAIWNKDIFLKPLVKLYSPVNLTVVISSSNGLYLYWNTSMSKSQCLESIVRYRSSADSAWQNSPTFTSQRYFNLLFPDGDGLHEFQVKIRINEFCGASDYWSDWSQPAYWGSNAISKAGGSTVGSGLLQAAVLLSIGWLLLFEDSVIG, encoded by the exons ATGGGTGAACAGAGAGCAAGGGATTGTAG CTTGGTAACATACAGGTATTCATACCCACCAATCACAGCGCCTGGAGGTGACATCATCCTTAAGG GTGTGCGCTGCCTCATCCATGACGAGGACTACACTGAGTGCACCTGGAAGGAGACGGGCAGGCCAGACCGCAACTACACCTTCCAGAGCAG GTACAGGACAGGCGCTGAGTATGCAGAGTGCCCGAGTTACACCCAGGTGGAGGGCTACAATGTGGGCTGCAGACTGGAGTACAACTCCCACATGCGCTTTGCAACTTTCCAAGTGCAGCTGTCCTCAGCCAACAACACGGCCATCTGGAACAAAGACATCTTCCTGAAACCATTAG tgaaactgtaCTCCCCAGTAAACCTGACCGTGGTCATCAGCAGCAGCAATGGTCTGTACCTGTACTGGAACACCAGCATGAGCAAATCCCAGTGCCTGGAGTCCATAGTGAGGTATAGAAGCAGCGCGGACTCTGCCTGGCAG AACTCCCCAACATTTACTTCTCAGAGGTACTTTAACTTGCTCTTTCCCGATGGCGATGGGCTGCATGAGTTCCAAGTGAAGATCAGGATCAATGAGTTCTGTGGCGCCTCTGACTACTGGAGTGACTGGAGCCAGCCTGCGTACTGGGGGAGCAATGCCATCAGTAAAG CAGGTGGATCCACGGTGGGATCAGGTCTACTCCAAGCTGCAGTTCTGCTTTCGATTGGTTGGCTCTTGCTGTTTGAAGACTCTGTGATTGGAtga
- the LOC131697846 gene encoding uncharacterized protein CXorf65 homolog gives MLCASAWRPCVSDLIDLCDEKGILKLLFLYRTPLESASRLLYTRGTYIVCRVNQNKADRGYTSITPILTSPETEMQELLQAQVGNLEKARLKQHQARVQERRLQLVSDGVVPAAQSSSTMRGKAGGKAGHVNLEILEEEPLRKTVGKKTLKGSL, from the exons ATGTTGTGCGCCTCTGCTTGGCGTCCTTGCGTTTCAGATCTGATTGACCTGTGTGATGAGAAGGGGATTCTGAAGCTGCTCTTCCTCTACAGAACCCCCCTGGAGAGTGCCAGCCGACTGCTCTACACCCGGGGCACTTACATCGTGTGCCGAGTCAACc agaACAAAGCAGACAGAGGCTACACATCCATTACCCCGATCCTGACCAGCCCTGAGACAGAAATGCAAG AGTTGCTGCAGGCCCAGGTTGGGAATCTGGAGAAGGCCCGTCTGAAGCAGCACCAGGCCCGGGTTCAGGAGAGGAGGCTGCAGCTGGTGAGCGACGGCGTTGTGCCCGCTGCTCAATCCAGCTCGACG ATGAGAGGCAAAGCGGGAGGGAAAGCCGGGCATGTGAACTTGGAAATCCTGGAAGAGGAGCCCTTGAGGAAGACTGTGGGGAAGAAGACACTGAAGGGATCATTATAA
- the LOC131697845 gene encoding cytokine receptor common subunit gamma-like isoform X3, with protein sequence MSLIAVLVFAVVFSAVDGGRELGVRCLIHDEDYTECTWKETGRPDRNYTFQSRYRTGAEYAECPSYTQVEGYNVGCRLEYNSHMRFATFQVQLSSANNTAIWNKDIFLKPLVKLYSPVNLTVVISSSNGLYLYWNTSMSKSQCLESIVRYRSSADSAWQNSPTFTSQRYFNLLFPDGDGLHEFQVKIRINEFCGASDYWSDWSQPAYWGSNAISKAGGSTVGSGLLQAAVLLSIGWLLLFEDSVIG encoded by the exons ATGTCTCTGATAGCGGTACTCGTGTTTGCTGTCGTGTTCAGCGCAGTAGACGGCGGTAGGGAACTCG GTGTGCGCTGCCTCATCCATGACGAGGACTACACTGAGTGCACCTGGAAGGAGACGGGCAGGCCAGACCGCAACTACACCTTCCAGAGCAG GTACAGGACAGGCGCTGAGTATGCAGAGTGCCCGAGTTACACCCAGGTGGAGGGCTACAATGTGGGCTGCAGACTGGAGTACAACTCCCACATGCGCTTTGCAACTTTCCAAGTGCAGCTGTCCTCAGCCAACAACACGGCCATCTGGAACAAAGACATCTTCCTGAAACCATTAG tgaaactgtaCTCCCCAGTAAACCTGACCGTGGTCATCAGCAGCAGCAATGGTCTGTACCTGTACTGGAACACCAGCATGAGCAAATCCCAGTGCCTGGAGTCCATAGTGAGGTATAGAAGCAGCGCGGACTCTGCCTGGCAG AACTCCCCAACATTTACTTCTCAGAGGTACTTTAACTTGCTCTTTCCCGATGGCGATGGGCTGCATGAGTTCCAAGTGAAGATCAGGATCAATGAGTTCTGTGGCGCCTCTGACTACTGGAGTGACTGGAGCCAGCCTGCGTACTGGGGGAGCAATGCCATCAGTAAAG CAGGTGGATCCACGGTGGGATCAGGTCTACTCCAAGCTGCAGTTCTGCTTTCGATTGGTTGGCTCTTGCTGTTTGAAGACTCTGTGATTGGAtga
- the LOC117412019 gene encoding UDP-N-acetylglucosamine transferase subunit ALG13 homolog isoform X3, with protein MHCDSGPLMNVIDSSLSQSKLNECEALRELGYGRLVLQIGRGAVEPAPYSSAEFTLEVFRYKDSITGEIRTADLVISHAGAGSCLETLGAGTPLLVVINDQLMNNHQLELARQLHRDGHLYYCTCRTLSDTLKTMDLSALNPFLPGQTEKFATFLDKAVGLQ; from the exons ATGCATTGTGATTCCGGACCTCTAATGAATGTGATTGATAGCTCGCTAAGCCAATCGAAACTAAACGAGTGCGAG GCGCTTCGGGAGCTTGGTTACGGCAGACTGGTTCTGCAGATCGGACGCGGCGCTGTCGAACCTGCTCCGTACAGCTCGGCCGAGTTTACACTCGAGGTGTTCCGATACAAGGATTCCATCACAGGAGAGATCCGAACCGCCGACCTCGTCATCAGCCATGCGG GTGCGGGGAGCTGCCTGGAGACCCTGGGAGCCGGGACGCCTCTCCTGGTTGTTATAAACGATCAGCTGATGAACAATCACCAGTTAGAGCTGGCCAGACAGCTGCACCGGGACGGACATCTCTACTACTGCACCTGCAG gacactCTCGGACACTTTGAAGACGATGGATCTCTCTGCACTTAACCCTTTCCTGCCCGGCCAGACAGAGAAGTTTGCCACATTCCTGGACAAAGCAGTTGGGCTGCAGTGA